In Candidatus Eisenbacteria bacterium, one DNA window encodes the following:
- a CDS encoding response regulator, whose translation MDRVDLAGAVHRTAAEMESRDAARVLVVDDEPELRQALRIRLAGQGYDVATAGDGVEAMRELRRAPADVVLLDLHIPAGTGFKICERIRATPALAATPVIAITADPTPRAEQRCFELGCAAFFLKPYDSLDLLVAIERAIGRREEDGPRRFPPPRDTKASGRAARPGGPRT comes from the coding sequence TTGGACCGCGTCGATCTCGCAGGTGCCGTTCACAGAACCGCAGCCGAGATGGAGTCTCGGGATGCGGCCCGAGTCCTCGTCGTCGATGACGAGCCCGAGCTGCGTCAGGCGCTGCGCATCCGACTGGCCGGACAGGGATACGACGTGGCCACCGCCGGCGACGGGGTGGAGGCGATGAGGGAGCTCAGACGGGCGCCTGCGGACGTCGTCCTCCTCGACCTGCACATTCCGGCAGGGACGGGCTTCAAGATCTGCGAGCGGATCCGCGCGACACCGGCCCTCGCCGCGACGCCTGTGATCGCGATCACCGCCGATCCGACTCCCCGCGCGGAGCAGCGATGCTTCGAGCTGGGATGCGCCGCGTTCTTCCTGAAGCCGTACGACTCTCTCGATCTCCTCGTCGCGATCGAGCGGGCGATCGGGCGCCGCGAGGAAGACGGACCCCGACGGTTCCCTCCGCCCCGCGACACCAAGGCGAGCGGGCGCGCCGCGAGGCCAGGCGGCCCCAGAACCTAG